The window AGAGTCACTGAATAAGACACTATTGGCCTGGCTATACAGCAGCTGCAATAGGCCTGAGTCTACTGTAGTTCCAGCAGACAGCAGCAATTGATACTGACACTGGCAACCCTCTTAGTCCAAATGTCTGGGGAATGGAGTGATTCCTATGTTGATTCTTCATTCCTGTGGGTCGCAGCCCAGGTATGGTTCTTTAAGTTTCCCTGTTGGTGTGTGGATTTTTATTTGGCCTGGCTGGCTTTCTGCCATCTGTTTCTCCCTGAAAGCACTGCTTTTCCTGTTGTTCCATGAACACTTTACATTCTGTTTCTCTGTATGATGTAATGCCATGTTGGTGGTTGGAACCCCAAAGTAAAACTGGAATGTTTAGCGCTTGGTTCTAAAATGTGTTTTTTGTTTCTAAACAAGGACGTCTACAGAGACCAAGTAACTGCAAATGTGAAAAATTGTGTGGGACTGATAGGATGCAATAGCTAGAAACTTCAAATGGACTGGGCATGTTGTCTTTGTAGTCAGAAGTAATCAAAGGGGCTGATGATCCTGTGCTCAAAAGCAAGCCACCCCCCTGTGGATTAGGTCTCAAACTGCAGAAATGTTGTTTCTTTTgaagaacataagaacaaggCTTAGAAAACTAGCTTCAACTCTACTGGAGTGTACTAGTAGGAGTGAATGTTGTCTGTACTGGCTTGGGTTTAAGCGTTTTTTACAGTCCAGGATCTACTCCTGAGTCACTCCTGTGTTGTAGGTTTAAAATCTGGGTGCCGCAAACTAGTTTAAACTAAAGGAAACAGGACAATAAATGGACTCTCCCTTACCTTGCATATGGAATTCAGTCATGGTCAAAAGGGATCAGACCTATAGAATTGTAACTATTCTGCAAAACTAAGGATATTGAAATCAACTGTCAACATCCGTGCTACCGATAAGATGTCCACTACAATAGCTGCTATGTTCAATCATCTGCTCTTTTATGAACAATTTTGGAGaccaatctgtttttttttaagctgaTCTTATTCACCTTTTTTCTTGTTTTTAACATGTTATTAATTCATCTCCCATTTAGTAATTAATCTGTTCAGTGAATAAGCTTTTTCCTAGATAATGACTGACCATTAATTAACAAACATGCTTAAATTTAAACAGTCGGGTTGATGCTCATTAAAGGCATTCCCCTGGGAAATGAACCAGGGAATAAGCGGTCACCTGTTTTGAGTTGAAATGGGTGCAGTGTGTACacattctttctgtctgcaaaagtTAGGGTGCTATGTATGTGAAGGTGTACCACACTGCAAATGGGACTGGCAATCTCCCAATTGTTTATCAGTGTAGATTTTTGTGTGCACAGATGTTATTTAGAAAATGTTGTTCATTGGGAGTTTTGCAAGCATTGCCTGGTTGTGTACTTTAGTTGCAAACAACAGGTAGGAATAAACTGTTTAACGTAATCTGCCAGTCTTTGTGGTGTACCTAATATCTCCATGATGCTGAAATTCATGCAGCACACGTGATTAGCTTGAtgtctatttcctgttagtgGTGCACTCTACTCAGTGCTACTGCATAGTAACAGCATGAACCAAAATAATTGATTTCCTTTTACATTGCTATTTATTGCAAATGCTTTGAAAAATGTATATTTTTTCTCAGCAATATGCAAATCCTGCAGCAAAAAATGATTGTTAATGACTCCAGCTTTAGAAGCTCGGAAATCTGTGCCAGGTTTTCCATCTCAATCCTGTCATCTGTGCAGATGGATGAGAAGATGCAgacacaattggccaaatggcttCACTCTGCACCCTACCAATTCCCGTAAGGGAAGAAAATTGAGGATAaatgtccagtcttcccaatggaGTGTGGTTGCCATCTAGTGTTTCTTAAATTCTGATTTTCAGTTACAGGCTGTGGCCAGCAGTTGACTTTTATCTTCACAACTTGCAATGTTTTATAAATGTGTGGATTCACAACTCCCTCCCTGTTCAccattgaagtttttttttcaattacttGTCCTTGTGTCTTTTTCCTATTCAGCTCTGCTACTCTTTTTTCCACTGTAGATCTTTATTTTCAATCTTTTGATCTCAATGCCACTTTTACTTTTAATCCCTTTATTATTCTTATTCTTTCACTCTTGCTCATTCTCGGAGTCTTTACCTCTTTTTCCATCCTTTCTCTTGTCCTTCctgtattgtttttttttctctcattttgtatCTAGTTAAAGATGTAACACTAAAATGAAacaacaaaactgcagatgctggagatctcagaCAAACGATAAATAAAAATGTCAAGAGAACTTGGCAGATCTGACTAATCtttgaagagaaaaacagaaatctgaggaagggtcactggcttCCATGTTGACCGTTTctgtctccagagatgctgccagaccagctgagtttgtTTTTCCTTGTGAAAGATTGAAGCTGTGCTGTGTTGCTTTGACTGAGTTATACCTATTCCTGATGGTCCTAATTTGTTCGTCTCATCAGGGATCAGAAGCTAACTGCTGGGAGCCAGTTTTTGGCCAGTAAAACTGTGCTCAGCACCTGGAAGGAGGCAATGCCTGGGGACGATGAAGCAGGATCTGAGCAGCATGcagcaaaagctcagcaggaagCTTCTGAACCCATGAGCGAAGAGATGCTTCGCAATGCATACCACCTCTCCCGGCTGCGGAGTTCCTCTGTGGAAATACGGGAGAAAGGATCAGAACGGCTGAAGGAGGAGCTGGCAAAGGCGCAGAGGGTAAGAGTGCAGGTTGCAGTGTATGACTTCAAAAGCTTTCTAGTTCTGCTTAATGTTTTAGTCTAAATATTTGTGTATTTTGTTGAATGATGCTTACTTGAGAGGGTATAAGTAAATAGAGTAAAACCGGGTTGAAGGAATCTGGAGTTTACTGTCTGCTCTACATTTTTGATTGtggcaaatgaaatgttagcaCATTATCTCTGAGCATCAAATATTTATAACTGAATATGATGGACTTTAGATCTGTAGTAAAGACGATACAAAAGCTAGAGCTGACCATCTGATGATTTACCATTTTTTACCCATCTAGGGATAAACCTTACCATGCAGCAGGAACCATCTGTTAATTGAGCTGGTTGGTTATCTTTGAGGATTCCACTTTGGGATGTGAAGCACATCTCTACCTTGATAGCTGAACAGCATAGAGTTTATTAGACTGTGTAGTATCTTGGTCTACATTGCATTAAATCACCTTACCGTCAACTTTTGACACAGCTGATACTCCTATACAGTAGCATTGTTATCATTGTGTATTTTAGCCACCCTTTGTTTTAGAACTCATTCCACCTTTTCAGCTGTCTTTGACTGTAAAGCTATTATGGGCTACACCTCACAGTCCTGTCATCTTTCCATTCTTAGTTCACATCTGATGTTCATGCACACAAGCATTTACCAATAAGTAAATGGACAGGGATTCGGAGCATGACTGGGTGATTATATGTGGGGTACAGGATAAGGGTGAGAGAAATAGTGCCAAGGAACAGAAGCCCCCGACTTGTCCTGctgctcaatgagatcatggctgatcggtgATCTAACTCTGTATACCTACTTTGGCCTGTATCCATTCAGACCTTAGCTTTACAAAAATTTATCTGTTTCCAGTTTTAAAAATGAACTGCTATTTGTGGAATAAAGTTCCAAACCTTGACTACTCTTTGAAGAAGTGCTTCTTACCATCTCTCCTAAATGGTCTGAGCCTAAATTCTCAGACTCGGCCCTATTGTTCTAAAGtctccaactaatggaaacagCTGATCTTTATCTACATGTCCTTTCCTGTCAGTAGATTGGAGATTTTGCTTAACCCCTAACcctctaaattctagagaaaacaggcatAATTTATATAATCAATCCTcttaacttaacccctgaagtccaggtaccGTTCTTGTAAACTTGGTGTCGAGTGACTTCTGAGAATACAGAGTATTGaccaacaggtttttttgaaaTTACGAGTTTTTGGGgctctgctcctttgtcaggtaccAAAGGAGCAGTGTTTCAAAAGCTTGTTATTTCAAGTAAGTCCATTGGAtgttaacctggtgtcatgtgacttctcagtccaccccagtccaaagtTGGCAGCTCCACAGCATGGCTACTTTGTACTCCCTCTCAGGACTAAATATATCCTCTTTTTTAAAGGTGAAGTGCCCAGATCTGTGCACAGTGCTCATGATACTCATTTGGGAGAGTCGTTGCAGATGAGTTGAGATAATTGGCCTTCTACACTAGGATGATTCTGTGATGAGCCAAGGCCAGTGTTGTCGAGAATGGCTGACTATTGCCAAATTTACTTCCTGGGTGAAATTATCACCGAATTGATATTAACCTTGGAGCCATTCCTGATTCTGTACTGCATTGGATGCTCCAATTATTCTCCTAAGCCATTGATGTGACTGACCTGtctttgttccttgttttagGAGCTGAAGCTCAAGGATGAAGAATGTGAGAAACTATCTAAAGTGCGGGAGCAATTGGAGCAGGAACTGGAGGAGCTGACAGCCAGTCTCTTTGAGGTATTGACAACTCTAGGCTTCATTCAGTCAGGAAAATGGCGCCAATGCAATGTACTTTCCTCCTAATCGGAATAGGTTTGTTTCATGCTGTTTGCAACGTTGACTATTGGAAGAAAactgcagtttttaaaaacaaaactctaAAATGCGCATATAAAGGACAAATACACATTTGGGATTAATTCCTGTAATTAACTTCTGTTGGCCTCCCTGACTCCTTCATGATTTTCTATATTATAAAGTTCTTCCCCTCCACTTGACTGTTTGGAGAGCAGAAGGATCAGGTTTGGCCTGTAGGTTTTGAGTGGACTTTCTCTGACAAAGGAGCTGCGCCCTTTGACCTGGTCTGTGATTTCTGGAGCTTCAAACCTGGGTGTTTGATGCCAATATATTCTTGAGCTGTTGTCCTTTGACCCTGTCATCTAACCCATGCTCTTTGCTCATGGTCAGTAATTGTTACTGTTTCTTATAAACAGGAAGCGCATAAGATGGTGCGGGAAGCAAACACTAAACAGGCCACAGCTGAGAAGCAACTCAGAGAAGCCCAAGGCAAGGTAGGTAACCTCTCCCCACCATATGGTCAGACATGTGTCCCGCAAGCTACCTGATGACTTGTAGGGTGATTCAGAAGGATTTGTAGCATTAAAGCTTCAAGTTGTAGCAACACCTACTTTTTCAGAAGGAGCTGACCCTGATCTTCAATATTGACCATAGCTTGCTGTGTAGTCTCCTGAGTGGTTGAGGtgtttagactagattagattagattagacttagtgtggaaacaggcccttcggcccaacaagtccacaccgacccgccgaagcgaaacccaccttacccctacatttaccccttacctaacactacgggcaatttagcatggccaattcacctggcctgcacatctttggactgtgggaggaaactggagcacccggaggaaacccacgctgacatggggagaacgtgcaaactccacacagtcagtcgcctgagtcgggaattgaacccgggtctcaggcgctgtgaggcagcagtgctaaccactgtgccaccgttaaaGGACAGAGGGAACTGAGATGaaaaatctcttcacccagagagtggtgagcctatggaattatTTTCTACAAAGTAGTTGAcagcaaaatattgaatgttttcaaggagtcaGATATGCTACTTTAGAGCTATGGAGAAAAAGTGGAAATgtagtactgagttggatgatcaaccatgatctcattgaatggtggagtcggcttgaagggtcaaatggcctacttttattttctatatttctgctTGTCACAAGTGCAAATAACGTTTGGGTGTCATTGAGTACGTGCAAGATGTTCGAAGATTCTTTATACCATTTTCTGGATCTCAAACTTAATTTATTTTGTGGTAAAATTTTGTAGCAAAACGGTGGGTTTAAAAGGACAGTGACTGAGTGAATGTGAAATTACTAAGAGACCGCAAACTGCCATGCATAGTTCTTTTTCAGAAAGCATGTGTGCGATGGTAGACCTGAGAAGTCACAGTTGGGTCCACTGCTCTCTTTCATATAAGGGCAATGACCTGGATTTAGGAATGTGCTATAATTTTAAGGATTGCAAATGTCATGAAACTTAGAAATAAAGCAGGTGGTGAGGGGGCAGTAACTTAAGGAGATAAACAAACTGGTGAAATAAATAAGCACCTGGCAGGGAAAACTGTGAAGTGATCAACTTCATTAAGAATGAGAAGAGGCAATAAGGGAAATGAGACAGTATTAAAATAGTGCAGGAAGATAGAGATCTTGGTATGAAGAGACAAATCCTTCAAAGAGGAGATggccatttctttaaaaaatctaATGCAGGCTTTTTCATTGGAAAGATTTGTGTGTGAAAGGAAGGCAGCTGTGCTAAtctttttttaacaaaatacTAATTAACTCACAGCTGTAGATTATGGCCAACTCTCCGTCCCACACATTAGGAAGAATAGGATGGGCTTGGAGATGGTTTACAGGGGGTTTATTAGAATGGTATCAGAGATTTAAAGATTTATGTATGTGGAGAGCCTGGACAAGAGCAGAGAGACTGCAGACAATTTGAAGGTATTCAACATCTTGAATAGTTTTGGTAGAGTCAATAAACTGTTTCAAGTGGCAGAAGATTTGATCATCATaaggcacagatttaaggcgATTGTCAAACAAAAACCAAATACACCATTGGCTATGACATTTTAGCTGAATGAGTCGTGATGGTCTGGAATGTGTTATCTGGACGGCTGATTGAATAAATGTCCATGTTTAATAAGTAATTCACTAACACCTTTTTTGAAGGGAAAACATTTGCTGGTTTGTGGGGAAAGAGGAGGCTAGCTCTTTCAAGAGGTGCAAGCACAGTGGAACTAATGGCCATCTTTGCTGTATCAACAATTCTCTGATTTCTAATGGTACTGTTCCTATATGAAAAATGTAAATATAAGTTAACTTTCTTTGGATACCTCTCAGTCCTGACTCTTTTCATCTAACCTGCCTGATTCACTCGATGGGGCTATTTTCCTCATGTGGATCAGtagttaaaataacaaattcagcTCAATGAGGTCATCAGAATCTAATTGACACGAAGACATATCCTGCAGTTCCCTACAAGTGTTTAATGCATGTGCTCAGAAAAGTACAGTTAAATTGGAAAAATGTGGGATAGGAGCAGGACATTGGCACGGATCCTCTGGGCAATTTTAAACTGAGCCCCAACCCCATTTGCTCAGTTTCCATATTGCAGGTCTTGTTGCAATCAATTCTTGGGTGTCTGAAATTAATTGATTTGTTCTTCAGGATTAGCATCCACTACCATATTCAAGTGATTGGCTGGGTAATGTTTGCCTTTCTCTgtttcctctccccaccccatcttaGATTGACATGCTTTTGGCTGAGGTAACAGCACTGAAGACCCTTGTGATTACATCTACACCATCTTCTCCGAATAGGGAGCTGCACCCCCAGCTCCAGAGCCCCTCTAAGGTGGTCTTTAAGAAGGGCCATAGTCGCAACAAAAGCTTGAGTAGTGCCATTGTGACGGCAGCGACACAGAATACCCAGTTAAAGCCAGTCAGCAAAGATGGTAGGGAGGTGAGTGTGGAAACTGTTCTGATCACTCTCTGTCCACTTGTCTGTCTCATTGGCGGCCTTCTTTTGTCTGCTTCTCCTGGCTTACTTGCCTTGCTGTCTTGTCTGCTTGTTTCTCATTCAACCTGTCTGCCTCGAGATATGTGCCCCTCAGTGGGAATGTGATTCACAACCTTGTTTGATTAAATGTGACATCAGCAGAACAAATCCTGGGTAATTTTAACTCCATCGACCCACCACTGGGGCAATTCTGTAGGTCTGCAGAGATTGAGTTAGCTGGGGCCTTGAATCTGTCTGCTATAACTCTCATGGCTCTGCCACTGGTAAACCTGAACCTCGGTACTAAATTGATTTTGGAGGGGTGGCATCATGTTTATTGACCTAATACCTGGTCTCACTCAAAAGCAAGTGGTGGAAGCCCTTGTCAGCCCTGATTAGGGGAGGGTTAAAGGAAGTGTAAAACATCATATACTTGTAACTGTCCACATAAATGCTCAAGAGTTGTTAGTGATCACTGAATGCGTTTGGCACTTTGAGAGAATAGTGTTTGATTTAGAATTTAAAAATGGGTGAACAATCAATTAAAAACTAAATTAATTCATCAACTGGGACCTGATGCTATCTTAAAAGGAATGCTGTGTTGAACTCACAAGAAGTGCTCCTTGAGACTATTGGTTTATGGTCAATTCCCTGTCTGTCTGTTCTAATATTCTAACTCTGCTAACACTGATTTTTCATGGTGCTCCTGAAGGCAGGAGtgcccactctcctctctctgctgctcTGCATCGTACCTGGGAGGGCGATTTATGTCACACCTGAGCCATACGGGCATCTTACCAAGCCATCGTCAATGCAGGAGCATCAGGTACAATTGTCTCCTTGTGCCCCAATTGTCCTGTCATATCGCTGAGAATGATCTTTGTCATAGCGATGTACTTTGTGTTTACTCCTCTTGATGTTAAACTAGGGTAAAAAGAATTGAAGGACACAGTATTGTGGTGAATTAAACCCTCCAGCTCAGGCTAATGGCTCATGCTTATTCTGCTATCTCTGAGACAGAAATGAGCTGAAAGGAGTTAGggtttctttattttgttttccagTGTGATTTATGATACAATATCCTCATTCTCCAGTAATAAGCAAGGGCACGGATTTGGAATGTCACTAGAAGAATGAAAAATGTACATCTGGAATAATTGTGTTGTAAGTGACTTATTGGAGTCGGAATAGGTTTATCATTTCATTAACCCATTATTGATGTGAAGCCATTGATGGTTTACTGCCATTCCACATCCACACTTACAAAAAGTGATGAGACTGAAGGAGTGTGTGCTTGGTCTCATGGAGTAATTGAGGGTTAATGTTTGGGGAGTATGGAGGCTACCAGTAGTCGTGGCACTAAGGGATTAGAAGGAGATGTTTGCTTACCTGCCTGACCTCTGGTTTTAAGGTAATACTGCTGTTCCTGATGCTCGTGTCTTGCTCCTTACAGATCGACCTGATTTTATTTGAGGAGTTCCAATCGTGGAAGGAGGATCCGACCCTGGATAAGGCTTGTCCATTTCTGGAGAGGATTTACCAGGAAGATATCAGCCCATGTCTCTCCTTTGCCAAACATGAGGTGAGCTTGGCTGAAAGTATATAACCTTTTGGCATGAGCTGATGTTAGACCGAGCATAATGATTGCCTGATGGCAAATTCTGGAGGATGAATCTTTAGCTTCTGGAAAGCCCATAGACCTCACGTTGTGCCTGGACTGGTGCCTTTGTTAAGGGGCAGCTTGGTGCTCATGGTGTATGAGTTccttgttttttgtttttttttgtacctGGTTTCTGTTTGAGGGGTTGATTACCACTTCTGGGAGTTCCTGATGACTGCAGTTGAGAGTTCTTTAACACATACTTTATCCCGCTTTATGCTTCCAAACTTCCTCCCAGTGTTTGGTGGTTCAACTTTCAAAAGCACTGTGTGTGTTGACTGGAGCACTTCAGCAGCAGGAGGGcaaattttcaggatggcaaagaAGTCTAACAAGTGAGGCAAATAAACTGGAGGGAGACTGTGTGGGCTGCTTTTGCTCCCTGCCTAGAGAGACTGTCTGCActgggggtgggacccagagaATGAGTGACATGATTGACTTTTTATTAACTTCAGTTGGTTTACAGGTAAGATAAAACTCTTGTGAACAAATATTGCCTTGTATTTAATAATGTTTATTCTGTTTCTCTTTATTGCTGTTCTGCTTGACTTGCATGCTCTGATTTCGTCTTGCACTCTACCTTTCTATATGTCCTGTTTACTTCTGCTCTCCCACGCTCTGTGCCTTTTTTTGTTTGCGtgcgctctctcgccctctctcagcTGACTGAAGCAGTCCAAGCTGCTGTGGAGAACAATACTTTGAGTATTGAGCCAGCTGCTGCCCAGGCATTACCAGTCGTCAAGGCCTCAGCAATAGAGTGTGGAGGACCAAAGTAAGAGCACATTCTTCACTCGTATAGCCTTTGATCTGATTTATTGTTAATTTGGTCTGATTCTCTTGATTTAatgttctttctctcttttaGTGGGTGGCGGGCTGAAGTGTTGACGTAAGTGTTTACATGGATATTCCTGATCCTAATGAACACTAACTTTTGTAATCAGCCTTTACTCACAGTATTAATACAGCTTCTGTAAACTCCATAGTGGTGCTGAAACCTACTCCTACTGGGGCTATATGGTCTTGCAATCTGTACTTTTCTAGATTCTGGCTCTGAGTTGTATTGGTGCAGTAAACCCACTGAAACCAGCAGGCAGCTAATCTCCCAGTGTGAAATGTATGGGACACTTTTTCAATTAAATCTTTATTGGCTATTGTCCTAGCTATATAGCAGGCTTTCAAGTCAGCTAATCCTGACTGAGAGCGCTAGCTACAGGATATTTTGGGAAAATGGATAATCCTGAATTTGTGCAGCAGATGACTCTCTCTCCCCTGGGCAGTGCTGATCTATATTGCTAACACAGAAGCATATATGTATTCAAACTTGTTTCAAGGACCTTTGGGACCCATATGCAAATGTACTAGAGATGTTTGGGTCAGACTGTTTGTTTTTGCAGAACATGCAGCAAGCACACAagaacaccacaacctgcaagaCCAATCTCCTTTAAGCCACAGACCATCCTGGGGTAGAAACATATTGGTTTTCTGTCGTTGGTTTAAAATCCTGGCCTTTTCGCTCCTACTAGCATTGTGAGAGTATCATCTTCCCAGGGACTGTAaaagttcaagaatgcagctcacttCCACCTTCTTCCCAGGCAATGGGGAATAAATTCTCACTTTGCCAGTAACACTTATTCCCATAAATGGATATGACTCCTCTTTGTCTGCTTGTTGCATGGCTTCTGTAATTGTATGCATTTGGTGGCTTGCCTCTTTTGGATGAAACCTGTTTTCAGCAATTATAATATTCTTTGCATTGCTAATGCTGTCTTTCAGAAGTAATGACTTGAGCCCATCAACATTATCTGGTGAGGTGGTGGGTGGAGAGGAACCCTGTGTTTGTTTTCCTGTAGCTGCAGAGGGGTGGCGTATAGAACTATAATGAAGATAATAATCTCCTCTGCATGTTACTGGAACAGTGAGGCTGGTCATGAAATGAAGACCGTTTGATTCACGCAATTTCAATTTAGAGTTGGGAATCTGGCACCTGGTTCACCCCAGGTTCTGCCCTCACGTGGTCTATTTCAGAGATCAACAGGGATTTATTAAAGGAATAGGACAATTAATGACGGACCAGTTTACCATGCTCGTAAGTACAGTGGGCAGTGCCCAGGGGCTGGAGGGCCAATAGGAGACCGTCCAGAGACAGACCGGCAGTCCAGTTGATGAAGCTGGTGAGTAAGGGAGAAGGAGAAAGCATGTCAACAATTTTAAACCTAGGACAGCCACAGTTACCTGTATGAGGGGTTGGGCATATCAGTAGGTTGCAAGGGAACATTTGGCAAGTAGTCTACTGGTGTGAACAATGGGTGGGCATCTTGCATACGGAGATAATTCAGTCGGTGTTTAATGGACCTTTCGTTTGGTTATCTGAGAATTTGGGAGTGTTTACTATGCAGTATATCTCTCATAGAAAATGTGTGtagagggtggggggtgtctaTAGCTGTAGGGCTGAATGTTTAAATGGTACGGGGTCTGGATTGGAGGCTGTCAGGGGTATGACTTTGTGGCTAGCCTCCCTGTGCTGGCTCACTACCACAATCGTTCATGCTGAGTCGTCCAGGTCAACAGGATGGACTTGGAGCAAACAATGGTGGGAGACAGTGGTGATGGATCAAGAAAGGATCTGCCCCTCCCCCATGACCCATAATGGTGGCCAGACCAGAGGTGTGACTGTTGGCTACCTCATTAGACAGGCTGTCCCTCATGATCATGGCCAGGTGGCTGTGGCTATTTAAAGTTTAAAATTGTTGACCTGCCTTCTCCTgatcctcctccttctcctcctcccttACTCATCAGCTTCCAGCTTAGTCCATTGGGCTGCCAGTCTGTGTCTGGAGGGTCTCCTATTGGCCTTCCAGCTTGAGGGTACTGCCCACTGTACTTACTAGCATGGTAAATCTGGTCCCTGTCATTAATTGTCCTAGTCCTTTAATAAATCCCTGTTGATCTCTGGAGTAGGGATGAACTAGGGGCCAGATTCCCAATTCTAAATTGAAATTGTGTGGATTGAACAGTCTTCATTTCACTATTCTCTCCCCTATTATGACTGCAGTTCTGACTGTGTtctgcagagggtggtaaatgcccAGCTTCATGAAATTTGTTAAATGTACAATTTCTAAATTAGACTATTCCCAGAGGCACTCACATGCAGACAGAGAAACATGCTGAGCACGTGTTGTATGTACACTTCTAATGATTTAGGAAAAGCTTTTAAACATCATATTCCTTATTCAGAAATTTACCTCAACTAAACGTTTTCTCACTGTATATCTCATTCCTTCTCATTCTCAAACGCATCTTTGTGATGCTTTTACAGTTCATTTTAGTGATCTTGGATTAATATCCTCATATCTCTGTTGTACTTTGTGTGAAGTGTTTCAAAGAAAGTTCCTCTTTCCAACTCTCTTCATTTCAACGCAATTTAGTTTAAATTAGGATTTCTTTTGAGTTTTAATAAAATTATAATTCTTTTGAAACTGCTTAATGATTTTGGTGAAAAAGCAGCAGGCACTTTCTTTATTTG is drawn from Hemiscyllium ocellatum isolate sHemOce1 chromosome 18, sHemOce1.pat.X.cur, whole genome shotgun sequence and contains these coding sequences:
- the LOC132824404 gene encoding guanine nucleotide exchange factor for Rab-3A-like isoform X3 codes for the protein MPGDDEAGSEQHAAKAQQEASEPMSEEMLRNAYHLSRLRSSSVEIREKGSERLKEELAKAQRELKLKDEECEKLSKVREQLEQELEELTASLFEEAHKMVREANTKQATAEKQLREAQGKIDMLLAEVTALKTLVITSTPSSPNRELHPQLQSPSKVVFKKGHSRNKSLSSAIVTAATQNTQLKPVSKDGREIDLILFEEFQSWKEDPTLDKACPFLERIYQEDISPCLSFAKHELTEAVQAAVENNTLSIEPAAAQALPVVKASAIECGGPNGWRAEVLTKCALSGLSRTCKHRIKLGDSGNYFYISPSCRSRITAVCNFFTYIRYIQQGLVRQDVEQMYWEVMKLRKEMSNAKLGYYTEES
- the LOC132824404 gene encoding guanine nucleotide exchange factor for Rab-3A-like isoform X2 encodes the protein MWKRDQKLTAGSQFLASKTVLSTWKEAMPGDDEAGSEQHAAKAQQEASEPMSEEMLRNAYHLSRLRSSSVEIREKGSERLKEELAKAQRELKLKDEECEKLSKVREQLEQELEELTASLFEEAHKMVREANTKQATAEKQLREAQGKIDMLLAEVTALKTLVITSTPSSPNRELHPQLQSPSKVVFKKGHSRNKSLSSAIVTAATQNTQLKPVSKDGREIDLILFEEFQSWKEDPTLDKACPFLERIYQEDISPCLSFAKHELTEAVQAAVENNTLSIEPAAAQALPVVKASAIECGGPKKCALSGLSRTCKHRIKLGDSGNYFYISPSCRSRITAVCNFFTYIRYIQQGLVRQDVEQMYWEVMKLRKEMSNAKLGYYTEES
- the LOC132824404 gene encoding guanine nucleotide exchange factor for Rab-3A-like isoform X1 gives rise to the protein MWKRDQKLTAGSQFLASKTVLSTWKEAMPGDDEAGSEQHAAKAQQEASEPMSEEMLRNAYHLSRLRSSSVEIREKGSERLKEELAKAQRELKLKDEECEKLSKVREQLEQELEELTASLFEEAHKMVREANTKQATAEKQLREAQGKIDMLLAEVTALKTLVITSTPSSPNRELHPQLQSPSKVVFKKGHSRNKSLSSAIVTAATQNTQLKPVSKDGREIDLILFEEFQSWKEDPTLDKACPFLERIYQEDISPCLSFAKHELTEAVQAAVENNTLSIEPAAAQALPVVKASAIECGGPNGWRAEVLTKCALSGLSRTCKHRIKLGDSGNYFYISPSCRSRITAVCNFFTYIRYIQQGLVRQDVEQMYWEVMKLRKEMSNAKLGYYTEES